One genomic segment of Clostridium estertheticum subsp. estertheticum includes these proteins:
- the brnQ gene encoding branched-chain amino acid transport system II carrier protein, whose protein sequence is MKSSTKHSLIIGFALFAMFFGAGNLIFPPFLGKAAGSAYFTSITGFLITGVGLPLIGIIACAKINGTYEKMANRVGKKFAVITSVALILVIGPLLAIPRTAATTFELGIHPLFPSVSQNIIVILYFLVTLAFVLKPSSIIDNVGKILTPALLLMLAIIIFKGIIDPIGPIVNTSYKNGFSKALIEGYQTMDVMASVIFAGIIISSVKAKGYKNAKDIMKMTIKSAIVAVTGLAFVYGGLMYLGTQSSTLFPKNIARTTLVTELVKLDLGNIGSVVLSLCVALACLTTAIGLLASGAEFFANLSKNKLSYKTAAIIMAVVSGLIATNDVDSIVTFAGPVLQILYPIVIVLIVITLLGDKVKNNKVVAITIYTTLIISILDTINATYAGSIGFIKFIPLASAGFSWLIPTLLAFVISNLSIKSKQDAIDEDDTNSVLES, encoded by the coding sequence TTTGCGCTATTTGCAATGTTTTTTGGTGCTGGGAACCTAATTTTTCCACCATTCCTCGGAAAAGCAGCAGGAAGTGCTTATTTTACATCTATTACAGGCTTCCTCATTACAGGAGTTGGCCTTCCGCTAATTGGAATAATCGCTTGTGCTAAGATTAATGGTACTTACGAAAAGATGGCAAATAGAGTAGGCAAAAAATTTGCTGTAATAACAAGTGTAGCTTTAATTCTTGTTATTGGACCGTTACTTGCAATTCCAAGAACAGCTGCAACAACTTTTGAACTTGGAATACATCCTTTATTTCCATCAGTATCACAAAACATAATAGTTATATTGTATTTTTTAGTAACGCTTGCATTTGTACTTAAACCTTCTTCAATAATTGATAACGTTGGTAAAATACTTACACCAGCACTTTTATTAATGCTCGCTATAATTATATTTAAAGGAATAATAGATCCTATTGGACCGATTGTAAATACATCTTACAAAAATGGATTTTCAAAAGCTTTAATAGAAGGCTATCAAACAATGGATGTTATGGCTTCTGTTATATTTGCAGGCATAATTATTTCATCTGTTAAAGCAAAAGGTTATAAAAATGCAAAAGATATAATGAAGATGACAATAAAATCGGCAATAGTCGCCGTAACTGGTTTAGCTTTTGTATATGGTGGACTTATGTATCTTGGTACGCAGTCAAGTACTTTGTTTCCAAAAAATATAGCGAGAACCACTCTAGTTACCGAACTTGTTAAGTTAGACCTTGGAAATATTGGTTCAGTTGTTCTTAGTTTATGTGTTGCACTTGCATGCTTAACAACTGCTATAGGATTACTTGCAAGTGGAGCGGAATTCTTTGCTAATCTTTCAAAAAACAAATTATCTTACAAAACCGCTGCTATTATTATGGCTGTAGTAAGTGGATTAATAGCTACAAACGACGTTGATAGTATAGTTACATTTGCAGGTCCTGTTTTACAAATTTTATACCCGATTGTAATTGTTCTAATAGTTATTACATTGCTTGGTGATAAAGTTAAAAATAATAAAGTCGTTGCTATAACTATATACACAACACTAATTATAAGTATTTTAGATACCATAAATGCTACATATGCTGGTAGCATTGGATTCATTAAATTTATCCCTCTAGCTAGTGCAGGATTTTCATGGCTTATACCTACTTTACTAGCTTTTGTAATCTCCAACCTGTCAATAAAATCAAAACAAGATGCTATAGACGAAGATGATACTAACTCAGTATTGGAATCATAA